The sequence below is a genomic window from Micromonospora aurantiaca ATCC 27029.
GGTGGCCCGCTCCGGCGCGTCGGCCGGCAGCTTCCGGTGCGTCGCGGTGTTCTCCCGGCTGTTCCAGGTCCAGACGTCGCGCCCGTTGCGCAGGATGTCCTGCTCGCCGAGCGTGTCGACCAGCGCGAGCCGCTGCCGGTCCTCGCCGCCGTACCAGACGCGCAGCGTGTGCGTACCGGAGACCAGGCCGGCCAGGTCGTTGCCGGTGGCCTGGCCGGCGAGCGCGGCGATCGGCGGCAGGCCGAGGTCGGCGCGCTGCACCACGGTGCCGGAGAGCCCGTCCAGGCGGGACGTGCGCAGGTCTTCCAGGAGCTGGGCGGCGCTGCGCGGCGGCAGCGCCGGGTCGGCGCCGGCGGCGAACGTGCCGACGGCGGCGCCACCGCCGATCACGGCGACCCCCGCGGTCACCGGGACCAGCCAGCGCAGCACGGCGCGGTTCTTCATCACTGACATAGTGTGCACCTCCTGCGCTCCATGCTGCGCGACCGTCGCTGTGACCACGCTGAGGAGATCCCCTACGGGTGACCCCATGGTGGCACCCTTGACCGGTGCGGTTGCTGGTGGTGGAGGACGAGACGCGGCTCGCGGCGGCGCTGCGCCGGGGCCTGTCGGCGGAGGGTTTCGTGGTCGACGTGGCGGCTACCGGCCCGGACGGGCTGGACGCGGCCCGGCACGGCGAGTACGACGCGATGATCCTCGACGTGATGCTGCCCGGTTTGTCCGGTTACGAGGTGGTGCGCCGGCTGCGCGCCGAGCAGCGCTGGCTGCCGGTGCTGATGCTGTCGGCCAAGGACGGCGAGTACGACCAGGCCGACGGCCTGGACTGCGGCGCCGACGACTATCTGACCAAGCCCTTCTCGTACGTGGTGCTGCTGGCCCGCCTGCGGGCGTTGCTGCGCCGCGGCGCGCCCCGGCGGCCGACCGTGCTCACCGTCGGCGACCTGCGCCTGGACCCGGCCCGCCGCCGGGTCACCCGGGCCGACACCGAGGTGGTGCTGACCAGCCGCGAGTACGCGCTGCTGGACTACCTGATGCGCCGCCCCGGCGAGGTGGTCTCCAAGACCGAGCTGCTGGACCACGTCTGGGACGCCTCGGTCGACACCGCGCCGAACGCGGTGGAGGTCTACGTCGGCTACCTGCGCCGCAAGATCGGCCGGGAGCGGCTGGAGACGGTACGCGGCGCCGGTTACCGGCTGGCCACATGAGCCGGTGGATACGCGGCCCGCTGCCGCGGCTGGGCCTGCGGGCGCGGCTGCTCGCGCTGGGCGTGCTGGGGCTGGCGGTCGGGTTCGCGTTCGGCGGGGCGCTGCTGCTGGGTGCGCTGGGCTGGACGCTGCAACGGTCGGTCGACGAGGAGGCGCTGCGTACCGCGGACGCGGTCGCGTTGCTGACCGCCGAGGACGCGCTGCCGGACCCGCTGCCTGTCGCGGGCGGGCAGTTGCGGGTGCAGGTGGTCGACGCGGAGGGCCGGATCCGGGCCGCCTCGATCGACGCGGACCGCCTGGTGCCGATGCTCGGCCCGGACGAGCTGCGCCCCGGGCAGCGGCAGCGGCTGGTGGTCGACGGGCGGCGCGCCGGCATGCCCGGCCCGG
It includes:
- a CDS encoding response regulator transcription factor, which produces MRLLVVEDETRLAAALRRGLSAEGFVVDVAATGPDGLDAARHGEYDAMILDVMLPGLSGYEVVRRLRAEQRWLPVLMLSAKDGEYDQADGLDCGADDYLTKPFSYVVLLARLRALLRRGAPRRPTVLTVGDLRLDPARRRVTRADTEVVLTSREYALLDYLMRRPGEVVSKTELLDHVWDASVDTAPNAVEVYVGYLRRKIGRERLETVRGAGYRLAT